The Streptomyces venezuelae genomic interval GAGCTGCTCCACCGGATCAGCCGCATCGGTCACGACAAGGCCCTGGAGATCCTCCGGGCCGCGGCCGACCGCGACGGCACGGCCGCCGAGCGGCTCGCCGACGCCGTGCACTCCTTCGTCCGCTGGCACGCCGAGCGCCACACGACCGCGCGCGTCGTCCAGTACGAGCTCGACGCCCTGGGCCCCGAGCACCGCGCCGAGATCGTGGAGCTGCGCAAGCAGTCCGACGGGGCGGTGCGCCGGATCATCGACGAGGGCGTCGAGGCGGGTGAGTTCGTGGTGCCGGACGTGCCCGGCACCACGGTCGCGGTGCTGTCCCTCTGCATCGACGTCTCGCGCTGGTTCAACACGCAGGGCCGCCGCTCGCCCGACGAGGTCGGCGCGCTCTACGCCGACCTCGTGCTGAGGATGGTCGGGGTCCGGAAGTAGCCCGGGCCCCGGCAGGCGTCGCCGGCCGGGGCTCAGAAGTAGTAGCGGGACACCGACTCGGCGAAGCACACCGGCTTGTCGGAGTCCTCGCGCTCCACGGTCACCGCCGCCGTCACCTGCACGCCACCGCCCGCCTCCTCGACCTTCGTCAGGACG includes:
- a CDS encoding TetR/AcrR family transcriptional regulator, whose amino-acid sequence is MSAAEETPGGEDMPWGEVTPEAARRLLVAAVEAFAERGYHATTTRDIAGRAGMSPAALYIHYKTKEELLHRISRIGHDKALEILRAAADRDGTAAERLADAVHSFVRWHAERHTTARVVQYELDALGPEHRAEIVELRKQSDGAVRRIIDEGVEAGEFVVPDVPGTTVAVLSLCIDVSRWFNTQGRRSPDEVGALYADLVLRMVGVRK